A part of Solicola gregarius genomic DNA contains:
- the pheS gene encoding phenylalanine--tRNA ligase subunit alpha yields MSDDDRTIEELRDAALTAIAGAGSLEDLKQVRLEHAGDRSPLALANRSIGSMPAAERKSAGQRIGAARKAVSTELAARTEALEIEAEARMLVDEAVDVTLAYDRDPVGARHPVTTLDERIADVFVAMGWEVAEGPQVEAEWLNFDALNLGPDHPARTLQDTFWVAPSSDAKVLRTHTSPVQARAMLTREPPLYVVSPGRVFRTDELDATHTPVFHQVEGLAVDEGITMGHLKGTLDHFARSIFGAVSVTRFRPSYFPFTEPSAEFDLRCFVCDDEPDARATCRTCRGEGWIEWGGCGVVNPRVLVACGVDPKRYTGFAFGMGIDRSLMVRHGVADIRDLFDGDVRFPRPFGIEV; encoded by the coding sequence ATGTCCGACGACGACCGCACGATCGAGGAGCTTCGTGACGCCGCGCTGACGGCGATCGCGGGCGCAGGATCGCTCGAGGATCTCAAACAGGTGCGGCTGGAGCACGCCGGTGACCGATCTCCGCTCGCACTCGCGAACCGGTCGATCGGGTCGATGCCGGCGGCGGAGCGCAAGTCGGCCGGGCAGCGGATCGGCGCCGCGCGCAAGGCCGTCTCGACCGAGCTCGCCGCGCGTACCGAAGCGTTGGAGATCGAGGCCGAGGCGCGGATGCTCGTCGACGAGGCCGTCGACGTCACGCTTGCGTACGACCGTGACCCGGTGGGGGCCAGGCATCCCGTGACCACACTCGACGAGCGGATCGCGGACGTGTTCGTCGCCATGGGATGGGAGGTCGCCGAGGGGCCGCAGGTCGAGGCCGAGTGGCTGAACTTCGATGCGCTCAACCTCGGGCCCGATCACCCCGCGCGTACGCTCCAGGACACGTTCTGGGTCGCGCCTTCGTCGGACGCCAAGGTGCTTCGTACGCACACCTCTCCGGTGCAGGCGCGCGCGATGCTCACCCGGGAGCCGCCGCTGTACGTCGTGTCGCCGGGCAGGGTGTTCCGTACCGACGAGCTGGACGCGACCCACACGCCGGTGTTCCATCAGGTCGAGGGACTCGCCGTCGACGAGGGCATCACGATGGGACATCTGAAGGGCACGCTCGACCACTTCGCCCGGTCCATCTTCGGCGCGGTCAGCGTGACCCGCTTCCGCCCGTCGTACTTCCCGTTCACCGAGCCGAGCGCGGAGTTCGACCTGCGCTGCTTCGTCTGCGACGACGAGCCCGACGCACGCGCGACGTGTCGTACGTGCCGGGGCGAGGGCTGGATCGAGTGGGGCGGCTGCGGAGTCGTCAACCCGCGCGTGCTGGTCGCGTGCGGCGTCGACCCTAAGCGCTACACCGGTTTCGCGTTCGGCATGGGCATCGACCGCTCACTGATGGTCCGCCACGGTGTCGCCGACATCCGCGACCTGTTCGACGGGGACGTCCGCTTCCCCCGCCCCTTCGGAATCGAGGTCTGA
- the pheT gene encoding phenylalanine--tRNA ligase subunit beta, which produces MRVPISWLREYVALPDGLTAEALAARLTSFDLKLEEIVASDVRGPLVVGRVLSFESEEHKNGKTVRWCQVDVGEDEPRGIVCGAHNFAEGDLIVAVLPGAVLPGGFEISARKTYGHVSDGMICSARELGLGDDHDGIMVLEADAGQVGDDAIALLGLDDVVLDLEVNPDRAYALSLRGVARDAAIAYEVRFDDPAAIAVAGEGEAYPVVVEAPDACPVFSVRTVSGFDPGRPTPSWIARRVQAAGMRPISLAVDITNYVMLELGQPIHGYDGQRLSGPIVVRRAKEGDKLTTLDGVARTLAATDLLITDDSGPIGLAGVMGGENTELHAETTDIVIEAAYFEPTGIAHTARTHKLPSEASKRFERGVDPALGARAAQRVAELLVEHGGGTIDDGLTVVGSVPEPPVIELPEDLPERVTGVEIGRSAVVDALVANGCAVEGDTGLLHVVPPTWRYDLTDPYDLVEEVIRVVGYDQVPSVLPVAPAGRGLTAKQRLRRRVGRAASGAGYVEVKTFPFVGPADWDRLGLAADDPRRRIVELENPLSTEEPGLTTSLLPLLLRAASRNAGRGQPDLALYELAPVFLPGEAARAAPILPVSRRPSADEIRELDAALPAQPLHLGAVLTGDRSPAGWWGDARPATWADAIALVRQIARVLAVDIEVTGDAYVPWHPGRCAAIRVGGETIGHAGELHPRVVRAYDLPERAAAVEIDLDVLLAAATEVVRPEPLSHYPVAKEDVALIVDVAVPSAAVAEALRRGAGDLLESVRLFDVYTGEPVPAGSKSLAYALRFRAPDRTLTEAETAVARDAAVAAAAADHGAVQRA; this is translated from the coding sequence ATGCGCGTCCCCATCTCTTGGCTGCGTGAGTACGTCGCGCTGCCGGACGGCCTGACGGCCGAGGCACTCGCTGCGCGGCTCACCTCCTTCGACCTCAAGCTCGAGGAGATCGTCGCCTCCGACGTGCGCGGCCCGCTCGTCGTCGGGCGGGTGCTGTCGTTCGAGTCGGAGGAGCACAAGAACGGCAAGACCGTCCGGTGGTGCCAGGTCGACGTCGGCGAGGACGAGCCGCGCGGCATTGTCTGCGGCGCGCACAACTTCGCCGAGGGCGACCTGATCGTCGCCGTGCTACCGGGAGCCGTGCTGCCCGGGGGTTTCGAGATCTCCGCTCGCAAGACGTACGGGCACGTCTCCGACGGCATGATCTGCTCGGCGCGCGAGCTCGGACTCGGCGACGACCACGACGGCATCATGGTGCTCGAAGCCGATGCGGGGCAGGTGGGCGATGACGCCATCGCCCTGCTCGGCCTCGACGACGTGGTGCTCGATCTCGAGGTCAACCCCGACCGTGCGTACGCGCTGTCGCTGCGCGGTGTCGCGCGCGACGCGGCGATCGCGTACGAGGTGCGGTTCGACGATCCGGCCGCGATCGCGGTCGCGGGCGAAGGGGAGGCGTACCCGGTCGTGGTCGAGGCTCCCGATGCGTGCCCCGTCTTCTCGGTACGTACCGTCAGCGGCTTCGACCCGGGCCGGCCGACGCCGAGCTGGATCGCCCGCCGCGTCCAGGCGGCCGGCATGCGGCCCATCTCGCTCGCGGTCGACATCACCAACTACGTGATGCTCGAGCTCGGCCAGCCGATTCACGGCTACGACGGGCAGCGGCTGTCCGGCCCGATCGTCGTACGCCGCGCGAAGGAAGGCGACAAGCTCACCACGCTCGACGGCGTCGCGCGTACGCTCGCGGCGACCGACCTGCTCATCACCGACGACTCCGGCCCGATCGGGCTCGCCGGCGTCATGGGCGGCGAGAACACCGAGCTGCACGCCGAGACGACCGACATTGTGATCGAGGCGGCGTACTTCGAGCCGACCGGCATCGCGCACACCGCCCGGACGCACAAGCTGCCGTCGGAGGCGTCGAAACGCTTCGAGCGCGGCGTCGATCCGGCGCTCGGTGCCCGGGCGGCGCAGCGGGTCGCCGAGCTGCTGGTCGAGCACGGCGGCGGCACCATCGACGACGGACTCACCGTCGTCGGCTCGGTGCCCGAGCCGCCGGTGATCGAGCTGCCCGAAGACCTCCCCGAGCGGGTGACCGGAGTCGAGATCGGCCGCTCGGCCGTCGTGGACGCGCTGGTCGCCAACGGCTGTGCGGTCGAGGGCGACACCGGACTCCTGCACGTCGTGCCACCGACCTGGCGCTACGACCTGACCGACCCGTACGACCTCGTCGAGGAGGTCATCCGAGTCGTCGGGTACGACCAGGTGCCGTCGGTGCTGCCGGTCGCGCCGGCCGGGCGTGGCCTCACCGCGAAGCAACGGCTGCGTCGTCGGGTCGGCCGGGCAGCGTCCGGTGCCGGCTACGTCGAGGTCAAGACGTTCCCGTTCGTGGGTCCGGCCGACTGGGACAGGCTCGGCCTCGCCGCCGACGATCCGCGCCGCCGCATCGTCGAGCTCGAGAACCCGCTCTCCACGGAGGAGCCCGGACTCACCACGTCGCTACTTCCGCTGCTGCTGCGCGCCGCTTCGCGCAATGCCGGCCGCGGTCAGCCGGACCTTGCGCTGTACGAGCTGGCGCCGGTGTTCCTGCCGGGCGAGGCCGCTCGGGCGGCGCCGATCCTGCCGGTGTCGCGGCGACCGTCCGCCGACGAGATCCGCGAGCTCGACGCCGCGCTGCCTGCGCAGCCGTTGCATCTCGGTGCCGTGCTGACGGGTGATCGCTCACCCGCGGGCTGGTGGGGCGACGCCCGGCCGGCGACCTGGGCCGATGCCATCGCGCTCGTACGACAGATCGCCCGGGTCCTCGCGGTCGACATCGAGGTGACCGGCGACGCGTACGTACCGTGGCACCCCGGCAGATGTGCGGCGATCCGTGTCGGTGGGGAGACGATCGGCCACGCGGGCGAGCTGCACCCACGGGTCGTGCGCGCGTACGACCTGCCGGAGCGGGCGGCCGCGGTAGAGATCGACCTCGACGTGCTCCTCGCCGCGGCGACAGAGGTCGTACGCCCCGAGCCGCTGTCGCACTACCCGGTGGCGAAGGAGGACGTCGCGTTGATCGTCGACGTCGCCGTGCCGAGTGCCGCGGTCGCGGAGGCGTTGCGCCGCGGGGCCGGCGACCTGCTGGAGTCGGTGCGGCTGTTCGACGTGTACACCGGCGAACCCGTACCGGCAGGGAGCAAGTCGCTCGCGTACGCGCTGCGGTTCCGCGCCCCCGACCGTACGCTCACCGAGGCGGAGACCGCCGTCGCGCGGGACGCGGCCGTTGCCGCCGCGGCCGCCGACCACGGCGCCGTGCAGCGGGCGTAG
- a CDS encoding sensor histidine kinase — protein sequence MELDALPDGVLVAAADGVVSEVNTTLERLLGSSRSDLVGKHLADVLVLDDKQGNSWYACHRPYEGFANRTRIAEGSWYTPDGTELLVTATLERLRPRGAVQRVVMCIRNGRARAAKDRTRSDLVATVAHELRSPLTGVKGFTATLLRKWDRFSDDQRKLMLETIDNDANRLSRLITELLDAARIDSGRLTLRPRPIRLAETVQGVLDSISAGTGQPLAVDEEGDVATIWADPDRVAQLVTNVVENAMRHGRGAARISVRRPRDDRDGAVLVVEDDGPGIPPEMRSRIFTRFWKSGERGGSGLGLYIVRGIVEGHHGEVGIGDADGGGARVTVWLPVNQPEILDAQ from the coding sequence ACGGCGTCGTCTCGGAGGTCAACACCACGCTCGAGCGGCTGCTGGGCAGCTCGCGGTCCGACCTGGTCGGCAAGCACCTCGCGGATGTGCTCGTACTCGACGACAAGCAGGGCAACAGCTGGTACGCGTGTCACCGCCCGTACGAGGGGTTCGCGAACCGTACGCGCATCGCGGAGGGTAGCTGGTACACCCCCGACGGCACGGAGCTGCTGGTCACCGCCACGCTGGAGCGTCTGCGCCCGCGCGGCGCCGTGCAGCGGGTCGTGATGTGCATCCGCAACGGCCGCGCCCGTGCGGCGAAGGACCGAACCCGCTCCGACCTGGTCGCGACGGTCGCGCACGAGCTGCGGTCTCCGCTCACCGGCGTCAAGGGATTCACCGCCACCTTGCTGCGCAAGTGGGACCGGTTCAGCGACGATCAGCGCAAGCTGATGCTGGAGACGATCGACAACGACGCGAACCGGCTGAGCCGGCTGATCACCGAGCTGCTCGATGCCGCCCGAATCGACTCGGGCCGGCTGACGCTGCGGCCGCGGCCGATCCGGCTGGCAGAGACGGTGCAGGGCGTACTCGACAGTATCTCGGCGGGCACCGGTCAACCGCTGGCCGTCGACGAGGAGGGCGACGTCGCGACCATCTGGGCCGATCCGGACCGCGTCGCGCAGCTGGTGACGAACGTGGTCGAGAACGCGATGCGGCATGGCCGCGGCGCCGCGCGGATCAGCGTGCGCCGGCCCCGTGACGATCGCGACGGTGCCGTGCTCGTGGTCGAGGACGACGGTCCGGGCATCCCGCCGGAGATGCGGTCGCGCATCTTCACCCGCTTCTGGAAGTCCGGCGAGCGCGGCGGCAGCGGGCTCGGTCTGTACATCGTCCGGGGCATCGTCGAGGGCCACCATGGTGAGGTCGGCATCGGCGACGCCGACGGTGGCGGAGCGCGGGTCACGGTGTGGCTGCCCGTCAACCAGCCCGAGATACTCGACGCGCAATAG